The following are encoded in a window of Nibricoccus aquaticus genomic DNA:
- a CDS encoding pectate lyase, whose product MNLFPRSVACILFAAATPALICAADNSDAALRTEALAALNKSARALHAISTEGGYLWRYSPDLKIRGGEGPATATQIWVQPPGTPAVGHSFLRVYAVTRDPFYLSAARDTALALVRGQLESGGWDYKIEFDPAKRAEWRYREANSKRGNNSSTYDDNNTQSALRFLLAYLDTAKSSPDPRDAQIRECLDHGLKKLLEAQYPNGAWPQRWDGHPHDPAKYPVKPASIPTDYAREQPNGSYYGHYTFNDNSHRDLTVTLIDAWHRTGNETYRDAARRAADYLILAQLPQPQPLWAQQYDENLQPAWARAFEPPSITTSESAGVIRLLVDLYLEFGDEKYLKPIPPAIAWLRSHEIAPGRWARLYELGTDKPIYGDRDKKIHYTLAEISEERRHGYGWQGGFGVTDAIAYYTRVTTTGRDAWLAKNPSPFVTKSTSTRPTPRSTSTAKKAAPEIRRLLASLNPAGFWLTTRPAKLIDPAQTEWIETELFIRNTALLCAYLDATSAP is encoded by the coding sequence ATGAACCTGTTTCCCCGCTCCGTCGCTTGCATCCTCTTCGCCGCCGCAACACCCGCCCTCATCTGCGCCGCCGATAATTCAGACGCCGCTCTCCGCACCGAAGCCCTCGCCGCTCTCAACAAATCCGCCCGCGCCCTCCACGCGATCTCCACCGAAGGCGGCTACCTCTGGCGCTATTCGCCCGACCTCAAAATCCGCGGCGGCGAAGGCCCCGCCACCGCCACGCAAATCTGGGTCCAGCCCCCCGGCACGCCCGCCGTCGGCCACTCCTTCCTCCGCGTCTACGCAGTCACGCGCGACCCATTTTATCTCTCCGCTGCTCGCGACACCGCGCTCGCGCTCGTCCGCGGCCAGCTCGAATCCGGCGGCTGGGACTACAAAATCGAATTCGATCCCGCCAAACGCGCCGAGTGGCGTTACCGCGAAGCGAACTCCAAACGCGGCAACAACAGCTCCACCTACGACGACAACAACACCCAGTCCGCCCTCCGCTTCCTCCTCGCTTATCTCGACACCGCCAAATCCTCCCCAGACCCGCGCGACGCCCAAATCCGCGAGTGCCTCGACCACGGCCTGAAGAAACTCCTCGAAGCCCAATACCCCAACGGCGCCTGGCCCCAACGCTGGGACGGCCATCCGCACGATCCCGCCAAATACCCCGTCAAACCCGCCAGCATTCCCACCGATTACGCGCGCGAACAGCCCAACGGCTCCTACTACGGTCACTACACTTTTAACGACAACTCTCACCGCGACCTCACCGTCACCCTCATCGACGCCTGGCACCGCACGGGAAACGAAACGTACCGCGACGCCGCCCGCCGCGCCGCCGATTACCTCATCCTCGCCCAGCTCCCCCAGCCCCAGCCGCTCTGGGCCCAGCAATACGACGAAAACCTCCAGCCCGCCTGGGCCCGCGCCTTCGAGCCGCCCTCCATCACCACCAGCGAAAGCGCCGGCGTCATCCGACTCCTCGTCGATCTGTACTTGGAGTTCGGCGACGAGAAATACCTGAAGCCCATCCCGCCCGCCATCGCGTGGCTGCGTTCCCACGAAATCGCCCCCGGCCGCTGGGCCCGGCTCTACGAACTCGGCACCGACAAACCCATCTACGGCGACCGCGACAAAAAAATCCATTACACCCTCGCCGAAATCAGCGAGGAACGCCGCCACGGCTACGGCTGGCAGGGCGGCTTCGGCGTCACCGACGCCATCGCTTACTACACCCGCGTCACCACCACCGGCCGCGACGCCTGGCTCGCCAAAAACCCATCGCCCTTCGTCACCAAATCCACCTCCACGCGACCGACACCTCGTTCCACATCCACCGCCAAAAAAGCCGCCCCCGAAATCCGCCGCCTCCTCGCCTCGCTCAACCCCGCCGGCTTCTGGCTCACCACGCGCCCCGCCAAACTCATCGACCCCGCCCAAACCGAGTGGATCGAAACCGAACTCTTCATCCGGAACACCGCGCTCCTTTGCGCCTACCTCGATGCCACCTCCGCTCCATGA
- a CDS encoding TonB-dependent receptor plug domain-containing protein, which produces MKNLLRQTDTHLRRVSAQIAFSILAASAAWGQAVNQPTLAAGAPAATPPGSRPEVESDVIELSPFEVEATTNGYLANSAMSGTRLNSRLEDLAASISVVTGQQLRDTAAFDINDVFKYEASTEGIYQYTSFNVDRGVVTDSVMSNPSGATRMRGLSAANIAVNGMDSTLPIDTFNVESIEISRGPNSSIFGLGNSGGGVNIITKKASTAKDISQITTSVDSYDGYRLGMDFNRVLVPGKVGMRALGLYDEKGFVRKPSSDTTRRAQFAVTVQPFKSTTLRSSFESYRNFNSRPNSVTPRDMYTDWAASGKPTWNPITQTVNFRDGRPSITGVTTALESTLLPYSIGVTDSALTTFPSQYIDNGVVGLYMINRMPAAGVNGPANTGGTGRLLQNTNFYTKNSGQYPLFLAPGISDQSLYDWESDSLTAPNYVTSKGEIFTAEIEQFFLKTPRQVLAFQGTMVSEKTSSKSRSFLGNGSNLQVFIDINEKLLDGADNPYFLRPYVGGSQPIFTQRRNNSDNYRGTLAYQLDLSQEDGWLKWVGRHNFTGYGEYKEVLGGSLGYKDTISSTESWMGIVSSRNSASFRTYPHFYVGDVQGGNVDYSPERLKVENSDQVLRYYNGTANQWINESVEFGEYYYANRLNRRLLSTSGANWQGFFWKDKVILNYGIRRDINRTREGNSAGNPTAATNGYYNMEPLYLFTTNDWVQRRGQTTNKGVVVKPLDWLHLHYSESDSFSPSSLAYDIYGKPLGDPRGLTKDYGFSLVLLRDEGGSPRLHIKAVQYETLDLGRGSSELNTIVQRAIRIDADGNSGGGDPDLESFYSNAILAANPTWTPAQIEAEAERLMGVSPSFIDSHRNRTHGDGANSASRGKEVEIAFNPNRYWTMKANIVQQKAFNGKISPDLQQYVADRLPVWQAAVNPYNPSERFWNGSYVVGGRTPESWYTVNLLAPMKLAVATQGKMRNQVREWRANFLTNYRFAGISDHRWLKNLEVGGAVRWEDKAIIGYLGGAPESDGAIRELDPNKPVYDKARLYVDFMAKYRMKLFNDKVPMTLQFNVTNAFEGGRLQAVAVNPDGTPYIYRIIDPRMFRLSATFDL; this is translated from the coding sequence ATGAAGAACCTACTACGACAGACCGATACGCACCTGCGCCGCGTCAGCGCGCAAATCGCCTTTTCCATCCTCGCCGCGTCGGCGGCGTGGGGGCAGGCCGTGAACCAACCGACTCTCGCTGCCGGGGCACCCGCAGCGACTCCGCCGGGCAGCCGTCCGGAGGTGGAGAGCGATGTCATCGAGCTTTCGCCTTTCGAGGTGGAAGCGACGACAAATGGCTATCTGGCTAATTCCGCGATGTCGGGCACGCGCTTGAATTCGCGGCTAGAAGATCTTGCGGCCTCGATCAGCGTGGTCACGGGGCAGCAGCTGCGGGACACGGCGGCTTTCGATATCAACGATGTGTTCAAGTATGAGGCCAGCACCGAGGGCATTTACCAGTACACGAGCTTCAACGTGGATCGCGGTGTGGTGACCGACTCGGTGATGAGCAATCCGAGCGGGGCGACGCGCATGCGCGGGTTGAGTGCGGCCAACATCGCGGTGAACGGGATGGATTCAACGCTGCCGATCGACACGTTTAACGTGGAGTCGATCGAGATTTCGCGCGGGCCCAATTCGAGCATTTTCGGCCTCGGGAATTCTGGCGGCGGTGTGAACATCATCACCAAGAAGGCATCGACCGCGAAGGACATCAGTCAGATCACGACGAGCGTGGACAGCTACGACGGTTACCGGCTGGGCATGGATTTCAACCGCGTGCTGGTCCCGGGAAAAGTGGGCATGCGCGCACTCGGGCTGTACGATGAGAAAGGGTTCGTGCGCAAACCCTCCTCGGACACAACGCGGCGCGCGCAGTTTGCGGTGACGGTGCAGCCGTTTAAGAGCACCACGCTTCGCTCGAGCTTCGAGAGCTATCGCAATTTCAACAGCCGGCCGAATTCCGTGACGCCGCGCGATATGTACACGGACTGGGCGGCGAGCGGGAAACCGACGTGGAATCCGATCACGCAGACGGTTAATTTTCGCGATGGCCGTCCGTCGATCACGGGTGTGACCACGGCGCTGGAGAGCACGTTACTGCCGTACAGCATTGGCGTGACTGACTCGGCGCTGACGACTTTCCCCAGCCAGTACATCGATAACGGCGTCGTCGGGCTCTACATGATCAACCGCATGCCTGCGGCTGGCGTGAATGGACCGGCCAACACGGGCGGCACCGGCCGACTGCTGCAGAACACAAATTTCTACACGAAGAACTCCGGGCAGTATCCGTTGTTCCTGGCTCCCGGCATCAGCGATCAGTCGCTCTACGATTGGGAGTCCGACAGCCTCACGGCGCCGAACTATGTGACGTCGAAGGGCGAAATATTTACGGCCGAGATCGAGCAGTTTTTCCTGAAGACGCCTCGGCAGGTGCTCGCCTTTCAGGGCACGATGGTGAGCGAGAAGACCAGCTCCAAGTCGCGGAGTTTTCTCGGCAACGGGAGCAATCTCCAGGTGTTTATCGACATCAACGAGAAGCTGCTGGATGGGGCGGATAACCCGTACTTCCTGCGTCCGTATGTCGGTGGTTCGCAGCCAATCTTCACGCAGAGGCGCAACAACAGCGACAACTACCGCGGCACGCTGGCTTACCAGCTGGATCTCAGCCAGGAGGATGGCTGGTTGAAGTGGGTCGGCCGCCACAACTTCACCGGGTACGGAGAGTACAAGGAAGTGCTTGGCGGCAGTCTCGGGTACAAAGACACGATTTCCTCGACGGAGTCGTGGATGGGTATCGTGAGCAGCCGCAATTCGGCTTCATTCCGTACGTATCCGCATTTCTATGTGGGCGACGTGCAGGGCGGGAATGTCGATTACTCGCCTGAGCGGTTGAAGGTCGAGAACAGCGACCAGGTGCTTCGTTACTACAACGGCACCGCGAATCAGTGGATCAATGAGTCGGTGGAGTTCGGCGAGTACTACTATGCGAACCGGTTGAACCGCCGTCTGCTCAGCACCTCGGGTGCGAACTGGCAGGGCTTTTTCTGGAAGGATAAGGTGATTCTCAATTACGGCATTCGCCGCGACATCAACCGGACGCGCGAAGGCAACAGCGCGGGCAATCCGACGGCGGCGACCAATGGTTACTACAACATGGAGCCGTTGTACCTGTTCACCACGAACGACTGGGTGCAGCGTCGCGGGCAGACGACGAACAAGGGTGTGGTGGTCAAGCCGCTCGACTGGCTACACCTGCACTACAGCGAGTCGGACAGCTTCAGCCCGTCCTCGCTGGCTTATGACATTTATGGAAAGCCGCTGGGCGATCCGCGCGGTCTGACGAAGGACTATGGTTTTTCTCTCGTGCTTTTGCGCGATGAAGGCGGCTCGCCGCGCCTGCACATCAAAGCCGTGCAGTATGAGACGCTCGATCTGGGCCGCGGCAGCAGTGAGCTGAACACGATCGTGCAGCGTGCGATCCGCATCGATGCGGACGGTAACAGCGGCGGTGGCGATCCCGATCTGGAGAGTTTTTATTCCAACGCGATCCTGGCGGCGAATCCGACGTGGACGCCTGCCCAGATCGAAGCGGAGGCGGAGCGGCTGATGGGCGTGAGCCCGTCGTTCATCGACAGTCATCGCAATCGCACGCATGGCGACGGGGCGAACTCGGCTTCGCGCGGCAAGGAAGTGGAGATTGCGTTCAACCCGAACCGCTACTGGACGATGAAGGCGAATATCGTTCAGCAGAAGGCTTTCAACGGGAAGATCTCGCCGGATCTCCAGCAGTATGTTGCGGACCGGCTGCCGGTCTGGCAGGCAGCGGTGAATCCGTACAACCCGAGCGAGCGATTCTGGAACGGCAGCTATGTCGTCGGTGGTCGCACGCCTGAGAGCTGGTACACTGTGAATCTGTTGGCGCCGATGAAGCTCGCGGTCGCGACGCAGGGAAAGATGCGCAATCAAGTGCGCGAGTGGCGCGCGAATTTCCTGACGAATTACCGGTTCGCAGGCATCAGCGATCATCGCTGGCTCAAGAATCTCGAAGTCGGCGGCGCGGTGCGTTGGGAAGACAAGGCGATCATCGGATACCTCGGTGGCGCGCCTGAATCGGATGGTGCCATCCGCGAGCTCGATCCGAACAAACCGGTGTACGACAAGGCGCGCCTGTATGTGGATTTCATGGCGAAGTACCGCATGAAGTTGTTCAACGACAAGGTTCCGATGACGCTTCAGTTCAACGTGACGAATGCGTTTGAAGGCGGACGTTTGCAGGCGGTGGCGGTGAATCCCGACGGGACGCCGTACATCTATCGCATCATCGATCCACGGATGTTCCGGTTGTCGGCGACATTCGATCTGTGA
- a CDS encoding right-handed parallel beta-helix repeat-containing protein gives MKKFCVIRVVLLMAVSVWSAGAFAAPAEIWVSTEGDDAAAGTEAEPVKSAWMALRKARELRRTGDVAATTEGVRILLKGGVHVLEETLRVRPEDAGTEKAPTVFEAAKGERPVFSGGAVIGGWTRAGDVEGAFSEKARGELWVADVPVFQGRAVDVRQMWVGERKAVKARAQNGEDMERLLEWDRLKETATVRAAALGGVAEAVRGLEMLILQQWEIAILRVKSVRVEGDKAVLTFHAPESRIQFEHPWPQPIMKEGNNAPFFLSGAAAFLDQPGEWWVDVRAGKIYYWPRDGEDMATVRVVTPALETLVEIAGSLERPVTQVVFRGIAFQHGAWTRPGREGHVPLQAGMAMNESYKLSPKGTPDWRSLDNQEWLERLVASVVVRNAEGVRFVRCRFEHGAGSGLDFVKGTKGGAVEGCVFRDLGGSGLQLGSFQDEAEESHLPYNPADQRVVCAGTRIANNLFTDCATEDWGCVGIAVGYAREITIEHNELNNLPYTAVSVGWGWTRSPNAAGKNRVVGNRIFNIATRMADTGGIYTLSAQPGTLVAENAIWDVTPGPWAHDKAHWSYVYLDEGSAFMTVRDNWCPEEKFQKNANGPGNVWEKNGPGVPESVKTRSGLEESFRDLRED, from the coding sequence GTGAAAAAATTTTGCGTGATCCGGGTCGTGTTGTTGATGGCTGTTTCGGTGTGGAGCGCGGGCGCGTTTGCTGCGCCGGCGGAGATCTGGGTGTCGACTGAAGGCGATGACGCGGCTGCGGGGACGGAGGCGGAGCCGGTGAAGTCGGCGTGGATGGCGTTGCGGAAAGCGCGGGAGCTGCGGCGCACGGGAGACGTGGCGGCGACGACGGAGGGTGTGAGGATTTTGTTGAAGGGCGGCGTTCATGTGCTGGAAGAAACGTTGCGCGTGCGGCCGGAGGATGCGGGGACGGAGAAAGCGCCGACGGTGTTCGAGGCAGCGAAGGGTGAGCGGCCGGTTTTCAGCGGCGGGGCGGTGATTGGCGGGTGGACGCGGGCGGGGGACGTGGAGGGAGCATTTTCGGAAAAGGCGCGCGGGGAATTGTGGGTGGCGGATGTACCCGTTTTTCAAGGACGGGCTGTGGATGTGCGCCAGATGTGGGTGGGCGAGCGCAAGGCGGTGAAGGCGCGGGCGCAGAATGGAGAGGACATGGAGCGGCTGCTGGAGTGGGACCGGTTGAAGGAGACGGCGACGGTGCGGGCGGCGGCGCTGGGTGGAGTGGCGGAGGCGGTACGTGGGCTGGAGATGTTGATTTTGCAGCAGTGGGAGATCGCGATCTTGCGCGTGAAGAGCGTGCGCGTGGAGGGCGATAAGGCGGTGCTGACGTTTCATGCACCGGAGAGTCGGATTCAATTCGAGCATCCGTGGCCGCAGCCGATCATGAAGGAGGGGAATAATGCGCCGTTTTTTCTGAGCGGGGCCGCGGCGTTTCTCGATCAGCCGGGCGAGTGGTGGGTGGATGTGCGGGCGGGGAAGATTTATTACTGGCCGCGCGACGGCGAAGATATGGCGACGGTGCGGGTAGTGACGCCAGCGTTGGAGACCCTAGTGGAAATCGCGGGATCGCTGGAGCGGCCGGTGACGCAGGTGGTGTTTCGCGGGATCGCGTTTCAGCACGGGGCGTGGACGAGGCCGGGGCGCGAAGGGCATGTGCCGTTGCAGGCGGGGATGGCGATGAATGAGTCGTACAAACTCTCGCCGAAGGGGACGCCGGACTGGCGGAGTCTGGACAATCAGGAATGGCTGGAGCGGCTGGTGGCGTCGGTTGTGGTGCGGAATGCGGAAGGCGTGCGGTTTGTGCGCTGCCGTTTCGAGCACGGGGCGGGGAGCGGGCTGGATTTTGTGAAAGGGACGAAAGGCGGCGCGGTGGAAGGCTGCGTGTTTCGCGATCTGGGCGGGAGCGGATTGCAGCTCGGGAGTTTTCAAGACGAGGCGGAGGAATCGCATCTGCCGTACAATCCGGCGGACCAGCGGGTGGTGTGCGCGGGCACGCGGATCGCGAACAATTTGTTCACGGATTGCGCGACGGAGGATTGGGGCTGTGTGGGGATCGCTGTGGGGTACGCGCGGGAAATCACGATCGAGCACAACGAGCTGAACAATCTACCGTACACGGCGGTGAGCGTGGGGTGGGGCTGGACGCGTTCGCCAAATGCGGCGGGGAAGAACCGGGTGGTGGGGAACCGGATTTTCAACATCGCGACGCGGATGGCGGACACGGGCGGGATCTACACGCTCTCGGCGCAGCCGGGAACCCTCGTGGCGGAGAATGCGATCTGGGATGTGACGCCGGGACCGTGGGCGCATGACAAGGCGCACTGGTCGTATGTTTACCTCGATGAGGGCTCGGCGTTCATGACGGTGCGGGACAACTGGTGCCCGGAGGAAAAGTTTCAGAAAAATGCGAACGGTCCGGGAAATGTGTGGGAAAAGAACGGACCGGGCGTGCCGGAGTCGGTGAAAACGCGCTCGGGGCTGGAGGAGTCGTTCAGGGATTTGCGGGAGGATTGA
- a CDS encoding helix-turn-helix domain-containing protein, with translation MSTKRPFLMKAEKKARARGIEVRGGVVRKAGVSRRTEEGRGGAERLIKDGERAGVSFDPGRKDFEPYGLTCVRWTPSPMRRPDHHNEIELNLVESGWVTYLLGGQKVRVEAGRLAVFWAAIPHQIVEYGEGTRYFVATIPFAWFLQCRLPEAMVRRLLRGEMVGGRPEEAVKKEMDAGKEDCGLFARWEKDLQAKAGDDVERIVMLEMEARLRRIALGLGRETVGAVGPEVVRDVVSGRKDRTGRVSREGRTKDAKEERIWEGKKRGRSVGALQGSELNKVEQMACLIAQRYTEALTVEEIGRAVNLHPNYAMGLFRKAFGTTLIDYVTHHRVSHAQRLLATTEEKIVEVAFGSGFNSLSRFNEAFRRACGCTPRSYRASHAVE, from the coding sequence GTGAGCACGAAGCGACCATTTTTAATGAAGGCGGAGAAGAAGGCGCGGGCGCGTGGCATTGAGGTGCGCGGGGGCGTGGTGAGGAAGGCGGGTGTCTCGCGAAGGACGGAGGAAGGACGCGGAGGGGCGGAGCGGTTGATAAAGGACGGGGAGCGGGCGGGGGTGTCGTTTGATCCGGGGCGGAAGGATTTTGAGCCGTATGGACTGACGTGTGTGCGGTGGACGCCTTCGCCGATGCGGCGGCCGGATCATCATAATGAGATCGAGCTGAATCTGGTGGAGAGCGGCTGGGTGACTTATCTGCTCGGCGGGCAGAAGGTGCGCGTGGAGGCGGGGCGGCTGGCGGTTTTTTGGGCGGCGATCCCGCACCAGATCGTGGAGTATGGGGAGGGGACGCGGTACTTCGTGGCGACGATTCCGTTCGCGTGGTTTTTGCAGTGCCGGCTGCCGGAGGCGATGGTGCGGCGGTTGTTGCGGGGGGAGATGGTGGGCGGACGGCCGGAAGAGGCGGTGAAAAAAGAGATGGATGCGGGGAAGGAGGACTGCGGGTTGTTTGCGCGGTGGGAGAAGGATCTTCAGGCGAAGGCGGGGGACGATGTGGAGCGTATCGTGATGCTGGAGATGGAGGCGCGGTTGCGGAGGATCGCGCTGGGGCTGGGGCGTGAAACGGTGGGCGCAGTCGGACCCGAGGTGGTGCGCGACGTAGTGAGCGGACGGAAAGACAGAACGGGGAGGGTGTCTCGCGAAGGGCGGACGAAGGACGCGAAGGAGGAAAGAATCTGGGAGGGGAAGAAGCGCGGGCGGAGCGTGGGGGCGTTGCAGGGGTCGGAGTTAAACAAGGTGGAGCAGATGGCGTGTTTGATCGCTCAGCGTTACACAGAGGCGCTGACGGTGGAGGAGATCGGGCGGGCGGTGAATCTGCATCCCAACTACGCGATGGGGCTTTTCAGGAAGGCGTTTGGGACGACGTTGATCGATTATGTGACGCATCATCGGGTGTCTCATGCGCAGCGGTTACTCGCGACGACGGAGGAGAAGATCGTGGAGGTGGCGTTTGGGTCGGGGTTCAATTCGTTGAGTCGGTTTAATGAAGCGTTCCGGCGTGCGTGCGGGTGTACGCCGCGGAGTTATCGGGCCAGTCATGCGGTGGAATAA
- a CDS encoding L-fucose/L-arabinose isomerase family protein: MKPQPFSLGVLFGNRDFFPDKLVSEARADFTKLFAEIGIDAIMLDPADSKLGGVETHNDARKCADLFRKNRDKIGGVLVVLPNFGDEKGVADTLKLAGLNVPVLIQGYPDDLDRLDVIRRRDAFCGKISVCNNLRQANIPYSLTTKHVVRPTDPTFRADLNKFLGVCRVVRGIRGVRIGAVGARPGAFNTVRYSEKILERNGISVTTVDLSEILGSAAKIGETDTRILSKIDEIKAYANATAVPPAKLIQMARLGIVLDDFVATNHLDATAIQCWTSVQANHGCNVCTSMSMMSENFLPSACEVDVTGVLTMYAMQLASLSPSALVDWNNNYGDTDDKCVLFHCGNWAKSFLPDIKILNAPILGSTLGVENTWGALDGRTPATPLTYGRITTDDTSGVIRAYVGQGQLTNDDLKTFGNRAVAQVPKLQKLMHHICREGFEHHVVMNSSHTAGILEEAFTRYLGWEVYHHENPEA; this comes from the coding sequence ATGAAACCTCAGCCCTTCTCCCTCGGCGTCCTCTTCGGCAATCGCGACTTCTTCCCTGACAAACTCGTCAGCGAAGCCCGCGCCGACTTCACCAAGCTCTTCGCCGAAATCGGCATCGACGCCATCATGCTCGACCCGGCCGACTCCAAACTCGGCGGCGTCGAAACCCACAACGACGCCCGCAAATGCGCCGACCTCTTCCGCAAAAACCGCGACAAGATCGGCGGCGTCCTCGTCGTCCTCCCCAACTTCGGCGACGAAAAAGGCGTGGCCGACACCCTCAAACTCGCCGGCCTCAACGTCCCCGTCCTCATCCAGGGTTATCCCGACGATCTCGACCGCCTCGACGTCATCCGCCGCCGCGACGCCTTCTGCGGAAAAATTTCCGTCTGCAACAACCTCCGCCAGGCCAACATCCCCTACTCGCTCACGACCAAACACGTCGTCCGCCCGACCGATCCGACCTTCCGCGCCGACCTGAATAAATTCCTCGGCGTCTGCCGCGTCGTCCGTGGCATCCGCGGCGTGCGCATCGGCGCCGTCGGCGCCCGTCCCGGCGCTTTCAATACCGTCCGCTACTCGGAAAAAATCCTCGAACGCAACGGCATCTCCGTCACCACCGTCGACCTCTCCGAGATCCTCGGCTCCGCCGCCAAGATCGGCGAGACCGACACCCGCATCCTCTCAAAGATCGACGAGATCAAAGCCTACGCCAACGCCACCGCCGTCCCGCCCGCGAAGCTCATCCAGATGGCCCGCCTCGGCATCGTCCTCGACGATTTCGTCGCCACCAACCACCTCGACGCCACCGCCATCCAGTGCTGGACCTCCGTGCAGGCCAACCACGGCTGCAACGTCTGCACCAGCATGAGCATGATGTCCGAAAACTTCCTGCCCAGCGCCTGCGAAGTCGACGTCACCGGCGTGCTCACCATGTACGCCATGCAGCTCGCCTCGCTCTCCCCGAGCGCGCTCGTGGATTGGAATAACAACTACGGCGACACCGACGACAAGTGCGTCCTCTTCCACTGCGGCAACTGGGCCAAGTCCTTCCTCCCCGACATCAAGATCCTCAACGCCCCCATCCTCGGCTCGACCCTCGGCGTCGAAAACACCTGGGGCGCCCTCGACGGCCGCACGCCCGCCACCCCGCTCACGTATGGCCGCATCACGACCGACGACACCAGCGGCGTCATCCGCGCCTACGTCGGCCAAGGCCAGCTCACCAACGACGACCTCAAGACCTTCGGCAACCGCGCCGTCGCCCAAGTCCCGAAGCTCCAGAAACTGATGCACCACATCTGCCGCGAAGGCTTCGAGCACCACGTCGTCATGAACAGCTCGCACACTGCCGGCATCCTCGAAGAAGCCTTCACCCGCTACCTCGGCTGGGAAGTCTACCACCACGAAAACCCCGAAGCCTAA
- a CDS encoding transketolase produces the protein MLTDHQLALKAPALRRRMLQLIADAGAGHTGGGLSCLDILNVLYNRVLNITPETVDSPTRDRYVQSKGHCVEALYAVMADRGYFPDSDLNTVCHYKSYYVGHPTRKIKGMEMNTGALGHGLPICIGMALAARQDSAAFRVFTLLGDGELAEGSNWEAAMAAAHYKLDNLVAILDHNTLQITGHTKDVMSNEPLDEKWRAFGWEVRSINGHDYAELTKALTTPHPGKPLIVIANTVKGKGVSFMENVGKWHHGVPSETELATALTELTALEKKLSAA, from the coding sequence ATGCTCACCGACCACCAACTCGCCCTCAAAGCCCCCGCGCTCCGCCGCCGCATGCTCCAGCTCATCGCCGACGCCGGAGCCGGCCACACCGGCGGCGGCCTCTCGTGCCTCGACATCCTCAACGTCCTCTACAACCGCGTGCTCAACATCACGCCCGAGACCGTCGACTCGCCCACCCGCGATCGCTACGTCCAAAGCAAAGGTCACTGCGTCGAAGCCCTCTACGCCGTCATGGCCGACCGCGGTTACTTCCCCGACTCCGACCTCAACACCGTCTGCCACTACAAATCCTACTACGTCGGCCATCCGACCCGTAAGATCAAAGGCATGGAAATGAACACCGGCGCCCTCGGCCACGGCCTCCCGATCTGCATCGGCATGGCCCTCGCCGCCCGCCAGGACTCCGCCGCCTTCCGCGTCTTCACGCTCCTCGGCGACGGCGAACTCGCCGAAGGTTCCAACTGGGAAGCCGCCATGGCCGCCGCCCACTACAAACTCGATAACCTCGTCGCCATCCTCGACCACAACACGCTCCAGATCACCGGCCACACGAAGGACGTCATGTCCAACGAGCCCCTCGACGAAAAGTGGCGCGCCTTCGGCTGGGAAGTCCGCTCCATCAACGGCCACGATTACGCCGAACTCACCAAAGCGCTGACAACGCCACATCCGGGAAAGCCGCTCATCGTCATCGCCAACACCGTCAAGGGCAAAGGCGTCAGCTTCATGGAAAACGTCGGCAAATGGCACCACGGCGTTCCTAGCGAAACCGAACTCGCCACCGCCCTCACCGAACTCACCGCCCTGGAGAAAAAACTCTCCGCCGCCTGA